In one Saccharibacillus brassicae genomic region, the following are encoded:
- a CDS encoding bifunctional metallophosphatase/5'-nucleotidase: MGSKTEKRETLTILHTNDLHSHFEQMGRIAAYIAAEKAQGKPVCTLDVGDHMDRMAIETEGSLGAANVDILNRSGYDAVTIGNNEGLTFTPERLGDVYASLNCPVVCGNVRMADGSLPAWLRESAVIEAGGFRVGVLGLTAPFSDFYRLLGVDVSDPFAGLQGRVDELRARADVVVLLSHLGLASDERIAGMTEGLDLILGGHTHHLLAEPIDIGGTVVCAAGKFGGHIGRIVIARDAQSGRCVVEEAGLVELADVEPDARVDDAIAWHHEEAARRLRQVAAVSERELPIDYEHESELGNLLAQSVRRFAGGEFSLVNSGQVLGPLPAGEITEGLLHALCPSPINPCVVTLRGSDILRSLEQSLLPEYAGKKLTGFGFRGERLGGLCADGLTVRYDPEAPAYARIVEARTSERTIEPDGEYRVGTLDMFTFGAGYESLSRGTDKTFILPEFLRDLLRLELGRPGAALEASAARWVRV; the protein is encoded by the coding sequence ATGGGCTCAAAGACGGAAAAGCGAGAGACGCTGACGATTTTGCATACCAACGACCTGCACAGCCACTTTGAGCAGATGGGCCGAATCGCCGCTTATATCGCTGCGGAAAAAGCGCAGGGGAAGCCGGTATGCACGCTTGACGTAGGCGACCATATGGATCGAATGGCGATCGAGACGGAAGGCAGTCTCGGAGCGGCCAATGTCGATATTTTGAATCGTTCGGGCTATGATGCCGTGACGATCGGCAATAACGAAGGATTGACCTTTACGCCGGAGCGGCTCGGGGACGTGTACGCTTCGCTGAATTGTCCGGTCGTGTGCGGCAACGTGCGCATGGCGGACGGCTCTTTGCCGGCTTGGCTGCGCGAGAGCGCGGTGATCGAGGCCGGGGGATTCCGGGTCGGCGTGCTGGGCTTGACGGCGCCGTTCTCGGATTTTTACCGGCTGCTCGGCGTCGACGTGTCCGATCCGTTCGCCGGGCTTCAGGGGCGGGTGGACGAGCTGCGCGCCCGCGCGGACGTCGTCGTGCTGCTGTCGCATCTGGGGCTTGCGTCGGATGAACGGATTGCCGGCATGACGGAAGGGCTCGACCTTATTCTGGGCGGGCATACGCATCATCTGCTGGCGGAGCCGATCGATATCGGCGGAACCGTCGTCTGCGCGGCGGGCAAGTTCGGCGGCCATATCGGGCGTATCGTGATCGCGCGCGATGCACAGTCCGGGCGGTGCGTCGTGGAGGAGGCGGGACTCGTCGAACTCGCGGACGTCGAGCCCGACGCCCGTGTCGACGATGCGATCGCCTGGCACCACGAAGAAGCGGCGCGTCGCCTGCGGCAGGTCGCGGCCGTCTCCGAGCGCGAACTGCCGATCGATTACGAGCATGAATCCGAACTCGGCAATTTGCTTGCCCAGTCGGTTCGTCGCTTCGCCGGCGGGGAGTTCTCGCTGGTCAATTCCGGTCAGGTGCTCGGACCGCTGCCGGCGGGAGAGATCACCGAAGGGCTGCTGCACGCGCTGTGCCCATCGCCGATCAATCCGTGCGTCGTCACGCTGCGCGGCAGCGATATTCTGCGCAGCCTCGAACAGTCGCTGCTGCCCGAATACGCAGGCAAGAAGCTGACGGGATTCGGATTCCGCGGCGAACGCCTCGGCGGGCTGTGCGCGGACGGCCTGACTGTCCGGTACGATCCCGAAGCGCCGGCCTATGCCCGGATCGTGGAGGCCCGGACGTCGGAACGGACGATCGAGCCGGACGGCGAATACCGGGTCGGCACGCTGGACATGTTCACGTTCGGCGCCGGGTACGAATCACTCAGCCGCGGAACGGACAAGACGTTTATTTTGCCCGAATTTCTGCGCGATCTGCTGCGGCTGGAACTCGGCCGCCCCGGGGCCGCTCTGGAAGCTTCCGCGGCCCGCTGGGTCCGCGTCTGA
- a CDS encoding HD-GYP domain-containing protein: MKVHVTDLKNGDRLIADTFNRHGVHILAKGTALYDAEIARLMQHSIDYVEVHPNEEDPYANAGTAAFFFPEIKSTFDDAVLLFESLFHDSMTTGRFDSALVEDIMQPLFNVLASQKDAVALLLLLNRDANYTYVHSMQVGMLSYYLSLWLGYPHDQASAICQAGYLHDIGKSTIPGEILNKPGRLTKEEYEIVKMHTVNGYEIIRNSLGDTDAATAALQHHERGDGSGYPHGIKADEMHPWSAIIAVADVYSAMTSNRVYQDKQELINVLKELHRLSFGQLAPEPTHTFIRNMLPYFINKKVRLTNGEYGYIVMNHPTDFFRPLVRVSDRFVDLSTERELDIEEVFSDNAG; encoded by the coding sequence TTGAAAGTTCATGTAACCGACCTCAAAAACGGCGACCGCCTGATCGCCGATACGTTCAATCGACACGGCGTACACATTCTCGCCAAAGGCACCGCCCTGTACGATGCCGAAATCGCCCGTCTGATGCAGCACAGCATCGACTACGTCGAAGTTCACCCCAATGAGGAAGACCCTTATGCCAACGCAGGAACGGCAGCGTTTTTCTTCCCCGAAATCAAATCGACGTTCGACGACGCGGTGCTCCTGTTCGAGTCGCTGTTTCACGATTCGATGACGACCGGCCGCTTCGACAGCGCGCTCGTCGAAGACATCATGCAGCCTCTGTTCAACGTACTCGCTTCCCAGAAAGACGCCGTCGCCCTGCTCCTGCTGCTCAACCGGGACGCCAACTACACGTACGTCCACTCGATGCAGGTCGGCATGCTGTCTTACTACCTCTCCCTCTGGCTCGGTTATCCGCATGATCAGGCTTCCGCGATTTGCCAGGCGGGTTATCTGCACGATATCGGCAAATCGACCATTCCCGGCGAGATTCTCAACAAGCCCGGCCGTTTGACCAAAGAAGAATACGAAATCGTAAAAATGCATACCGTCAACGGGTACGAGATTATCCGCAACTCGCTCGGCGACACCGACGCGGCGACCGCGGCGCTGCAGCACCACGAACGCGGAGACGGCAGCGGGTACCCGCACGGGATCAAAGCGGACGAGATGCATCCGTGGTCGGCGATCATCGCGGTGGCGGACGTCTACAGCGCCATGACGAGCAATCGGGTGTATCAGGACAAGCAGGAACTGATCAACGTACTCAAAGAACTTCATAGGCTCAGTTTCGGACAGTTGGCGCCCGAACCGACGCATACGTTTATCCGCAATATGCTGCCTTATTTTATTAACAAAAAAGTCCGGCTCACGAACGGCGAATACGGCTATATCGTCATGAACCATCCGACCGATTTCTTCCGTCCGCTCGTTCGCGTCAGCGATCGTTTCGTCGACCTGTCGACCGAACGCGAACTCGATATCGAAGAAGTATTTTCCGACAACGCGGGTTGA
- the yfkAB gene encoding radical SAM/CxCxxxxC motif protein YfkAB → MTVINNGGSTLRDLSPSYDPWDPIRSLRKHGRHRLTSVEMTVTNLCNMRCEHCAVGDTLVLNEPDMIPLDLMLRRLDEVEHLETISITGGEPSFRRQTVDNVIVPLLRYARERGIRSQINSNLTLDLERYEKLLPYLDVMHISFNYTGPENFHQTGFANSGHPVPYAAAEKMYTRMIDNAKSLSRSGMLISAETMINFRTHEHLPQMHRTILEMGCRRHEVHPMYPSAFAANLPVLSLDEMRVAIHDLLDHRDENVWMLFGTLPFFACGSTDEERALLRRLHASKNVTVRNDPDGRSRVNVNMFTGDVFVTDFAAIPSFGSVYRDNLDSIFEEWTTNHPLNRTVDCHCDAASCCGPNLLVADMYYKGVDFKSRRAIMD, encoded by the coding sequence ATGACAGTAATCAATAACGGCGGTTCCACACTTCGCGATTTGTCTCCGAGCTACGATCCTTGGGATCCGATCCGCTCGCTGCGCAAACACGGAAGGCACCGCTTGACCAGCGTGGAAATGACGGTCACCAACCTGTGCAACATGCGCTGCGAGCACTGCGCCGTAGGCGATACGCTCGTATTGAACGAACCGGACATGATCCCGCTGGATTTGATGCTCCGCCGTCTGGACGAGGTGGAACATCTGGAGACGATCAGCATCACGGGCGGAGAACCTTCTTTTCGCCGGCAGACCGTCGATAACGTCATCGTGCCGCTGCTGCGCTACGCGCGGGAACGGGGCATCCGTTCGCAGATCAATTCGAACCTGACGCTGGATCTGGAGCGCTACGAGAAGCTGCTGCCTTATCTGGACGTCATGCATATCTCGTTCAACTATACCGGTCCGGAAAATTTCCATCAGACCGGCTTCGCCAACAGCGGGCATCCTGTTCCTTATGCCGCGGCCGAAAAAATGTATACGCGCATGATCGACAACGCCAAAAGCCTCAGCCGGTCGGGCATGCTGATCTCGGCGGAGACGATGATCAACTTCCGGACGCACGAACATCTGCCGCAGATGCACCGGACGATTCTGGAGATGGGCTGCCGCCGTCACGAAGTGCACCCGATGTATCCGTCGGCGTTCGCCGCCAATCTGCCGGTGCTGTCGCTCGACGAGATGCGGGTCGCGATCCACGATCTGCTGGATCATCGCGACGAGAACGTCTGGATGCTGTTCGGCACGCTGCCTTTCTTCGCCTGCGGCAGCACCGACGAAGAGCGCGCGCTGCTTCGCAGGCTGCATGCTTCCAAGAACGTTACGGTGCGCAACGACCCGGACGGACGCAGCCGCGTCAACGTCAATATGTTCACGGGCGACGTGTTCGTAACGGACTTTGCCGCCATTCCTTCGTTCGGCAGCGTGTACCGCGACAATCTCGATTCCATTTTCGAAGAATGGACGACGAACCATCCGCTGAACCGCACGGTCGACTGCCACTGCGACGCGGCCAGCTGCTGCGGGCCGAACCTGCTCGTGGCCGACATGTACTACAAGGGCGTCGACTTCAAGTCGCGCCGCGCGATTATGGATTGA
- a CDS encoding hemolysin family protein, producing MEHEIELGSLAINLFLVLLLVLLNGVFVAAEFSLVKVRHSRLQQLNSEGNRLAPYALKVANRLDAYLSATQLGITLTSLGLGWLGEPAVSELLVEPLMYQMGFTDETLIAGVSVAIGFAIITFLHIVLGELAPKSLAIQKSEGTSLVLAGPLLVFYYVFLPVIWLLNHAANAFLRLFGLEPAGEAEAAHSEEEIRILMNQSAKSGAIDLEEVKLMDNIFDFSDMLAREVMLPRTDMDCLYVNLPLKENLKIITETRHSRYPVAIEDKDRIIGFVHITDILLWPQGTEPNLRKLVRPILNVPESMEISHVLRLMQQKRAQLTLVVDEYGGTAGLLTAEEILEEIVGDLYDEFENERPEIEVVGDVISVDGRLLIEDVNDLTGAEIDDEEVDSIGGWMFKELEGNPLPGQKVEFGGITFEVAEAERLRITRVHIHKPHTDAEVHEQNGEENERGDD from the coding sequence TTGGAGCACGAGATCGAGTTGGGAAGCTTGGCGATTAATTTATTTTTGGTCCTGCTTCTGGTTCTCCTGAACGGCGTATTCGTCGCCGCGGAATTTTCGCTCGTCAAAGTTCGCCATTCCAGACTGCAGCAGCTGAACAGCGAAGGGAACCGCCTGGCTCCCTATGCGCTCAAAGTGGCCAACCGGCTGGACGCGTATTTGTCCGCGACGCAGCTCGGCATCACGCTGACGTCGCTCGGACTCGGCTGGCTCGGGGAGCCGGCGGTGTCCGAACTGCTCGTCGAACCGCTCATGTACCAAATGGGCTTCACCGACGAGACGCTGATTGCCGGCGTATCCGTCGCGATCGGCTTCGCCATCATTACTTTTTTGCATATCGTGCTCGGCGAACTGGCTCCCAAATCGTTGGCGATCCAGAAGTCCGAAGGAACGTCGCTTGTGCTGGCGGGACCGCTGCTGGTATTCTATTACGTGTTCCTGCCGGTCATCTGGCTGCTCAACCACGCCGCGAACGCTTTTCTGCGACTGTTCGGCCTTGAGCCGGCGGGCGAAGCCGAGGCGGCACATTCGGAAGAAGAGATTCGCATCCTGATGAACCAGAGCGCGAAAAGCGGAGCCATCGACCTGGAAGAAGTCAAGCTGATGGACAACATCTTCGACTTTTCGGACATGCTGGCGCGCGAAGTCATGCTGCCGCGAACAGACATGGACTGCCTGTACGTCAATCTGCCGCTCAAAGAAAACCTGAAGATCATTACGGAGACCCGCCATTCGCGGTATCCGGTGGCGATCGAGGACAAAGACCGGATCATCGGCTTCGTGCATATTACCGATATCCTGCTCTGGCCGCAGGGCACCGAGCCGAATCTGCGCAAGCTGGTCCGCCCGATCCTGAACGTACCGGAATCGATGGAGATCAGCCACGTGCTGCGCCTTATGCAGCAGAAAAGGGCCCAACTGACGCTCGTCGTCGACGAGTACGGCGGCACGGCGGGCCTGCTGACGGCGGAAGAGATTCTGGAAGAAATCGTCGGCGATCTGTACGACGAATTCGAGAACGAACGTCCGGAGATCGAAGTGGTCGGCGACGTTATCTCTGTCGACGGCCGTCTGCTGATCGAAGACGTGAACGACCTGACGGGAGCCGAGATCGACGACGAAGAAGTCGATTCGATCGGCGGCTGGATGTTTAAGGAGCTAGAAGGCAACCCGCTGCCCGGCCAGAAAGTCGAATTCGGAGGCATCACGTTCGAAGTCGCCGAAGCGGAGCGGCTGCGCATCACGCGCGTCCATATCCACAAACCGCATACAGACGCGGAGGTTCACGAACAAAACGGGGAAGAAAACGAACGGGGCGACGACTGA
- a CDS encoding HD-GYP domain-containing protein, with amino-acid sequence MEWKFVRLLSIGQIRPGMKLGKRIYNEEGLTLLAEGAELTVSIIRRLERLGIDILYIRDEVTDDIVLPEMVADETRREAVKQIRTVYRSMMNDKMGRMSYPHLGYSFRKMTESILDDLGSREDVLIMLGDIHTTDHYLYTHSFNVCLYTLTLGMAAGHSREDLFTLGMGSILHDIGKTRISPKVLLKPGRLTDEEFAEMKRHTELGFALLKDEPFVPLLAAHCAFQHHERLDGSGYPRGIRDGEIHDFAKWIAITDSYDAMTTNRVYRRGMLPHEAVDILYSGSCTQYDQRKLEVFRDKVALYPVGLTVRLSTGQTGVVTSVPPKTPNRPIVRVIEDEEGASVQPYEVDLSRHLSIMVSRIAEN; translated from the coding sequence ATGGAGTGGAAGTTTGTGCGCCTGCTGTCGATCGGACAAATACGGCCCGGCATGAAGCTGGGCAAACGCATTTATAATGAAGAGGGCCTCACGCTGCTGGCCGAAGGGGCGGAACTGACCGTCTCGATCATTCGCCGGCTGGAACGGCTCGGCATCGATATCCTGTATATCCGGGACGAGGTGACCGACGATATCGTGCTGCCGGAGATGGTCGCCGACGAGACGCGCCGCGAAGCCGTCAAGCAGATCCGCACGGTCTATCGCAGCATGATGAACGATAAGATGGGGCGTATGTCCTATCCGCATCTCGGTTACAGTTTTCGCAAAATGACCGAAAGCATTCTGGACGATCTCGGTTCGCGGGAAGACGTGCTGATCATGCTCGGCGATATCCATACGACGGATCATTATTTATACACCCATTCGTTTAACGTCTGTCTCTACACGCTGACGCTCGGCATGGCTGCCGGGCATTCGCGGGAAGACCTGTTTACGCTTGGCATGGGCTCGATCCTGCACGATATCGGCAAAACGCGAATTTCGCCGAAAGTGCTGCTCAAGCCCGGCCGGTTGACCGACGAAGAATTCGCGGAGATGAAGCGGCATACGGAACTGGGCTTCGCCCTGCTCAAAGACGAGCCTTTCGTTCCGCTGCTCGCCGCGCACTGCGCGTTCCAGCACCACGAGCGGCTGGACGGCAGCGGCTATCCCCGCGGCATCCGCGACGGCGAGATCCACGATTTTGCCAAATGGATCGCCATCACGGATTCGTACGACGCCATGACGACCAATCGCGTCTACCGCCGGGGCATGCTGCCGCACGAAGCGGTGGATATCCTGTACAGCGGGTCCTGCACCCAATACGACCAGCGCAAGCTGGAAGTGTTCCGCGACAAGGTCGCGCTGTATCCGGTCGGCCTGACCGTCAGGCTCAGCACCGGGCAGACGGGCGTCGTGACGAGCGTGCCGCCGAAGACGCCGAACCGGCCGATCGTGCGGGTGATCGAAGACGAAGAAGGCGCGAGCGTGCAGCCGTACGAAGTCGACCTGTCGCGCCATCTGTCGATCATGGTCAGCCGAATCGCGGAAAATTAA
- a CDS encoding VOC family protein, with protein MPVIGPDFISLQVSDLDRSAAFYQDRLGLVRSPAGPPHAVVFETRPIAFALRGLLPGVELGSPVQPGLGVALWLHAPEAQELHDKLLAAGVEITSAPIDGPFGRTFTFADPDGYRITLHSQAG; from the coding sequence ATGCCAGTCATTGGACCCGATTTTATCTCTCTACAGGTGAGCGATCTCGATCGTTCCGCCGCTTTCTATCAAGACCGTCTGGGCCTCGTTCGCTCGCCGGCGGGACCGCCTCATGCCGTCGTGTTCGAGACCCGGCCGATCGCTTTTGCCCTGCGCGGCCTGCTGCCGGGCGTCGAGCTCGGATCGCCGGTTCAGCCGGGACTCGGCGTTGCGCTGTGGCTGCATGCGCCGGAGGCGCAGGAGCTCCACGACAAGCTGCTTGCGGCAGGCGTGGAGATTACGTCCGCTCCGATCGACGGACCGTTCGGGCGCACGTTTACGTTTGCCGATCCCGACGGGTACCGCATTACGCTGCACAGCCAAGCCGGATAA
- the sufU gene encoding Fe-S cluster assembly sulfur transfer protein SufU, which produces MQLDDLYRRVIMDHYKNPRNKGKFEDEGVTIDLNNPTCGDKISLQLQLEDGVVKNARYTGDGCSISMSSASMMTEAVKGKTLPQALELAERFSSLMKGENVEFEEYEDIEALSGVNKFPARIKCATLAWNALRKGIEREDH; this is translated from the coding sequence ATGCAACTTGACGATCTGTACCGCCGCGTCATTATGGATCATTACAAAAATCCTCGGAATAAAGGCAAGTTCGAAGACGAAGGTGTCACGATCGACCTCAACAATCCGACCTGCGGCGACAAAATTTCGCTGCAGCTTCAGTTGGAAGACGGAGTCGTGAAGAATGCCCGCTATACCGGCGACGGCTGTTCCATCAGCATGTCTTCCGCATCGATGATGACGGAAGCGGTCAAAGGAAAGACGCTGCCGCAGGCGCTCGAACTGGCCGAACGTTTCTCGTCCCTGATGAAGGGCGAGAACGTGGAATTCGAAGAATATGAAGATATCGAAGCCTTATCGGGCGTAAATAAATTTCCGGCCCGGATCAAATGTGCCACCCTTGCCTGGAACGCCCTGCGCAAAGGAATCGAACGGGAAGACCACTAA
- a CDS encoding cysteine desulfurase — MNASVREQFPILSQEVNGHPLVYLDSAATSQKPRVVLDALRRYYEFDNSNVHRGVHTLGSRATDAYEGAREKVAKFIGAAHAEEIIFNRGATVGLNLVASSYGDANVQEGDEIVITPIEHHSNLIPWQQLAKRKGATLKYIEPNPDGTITVEAAAKAITDKTKIVAIAYVSNVMGVVHPVKEIAALAHKHGAILVVDGAQSTPHMQVDVQDLDCDFYALSGHKMCGPTGIGALYGKKALLERMEPVEFGGEMIDEVGLYESTWKDLPYRFEGGTPIIAGAVGLGAAVDFLTELGMDNVAEHEHRLAMYAMRRINEIEGLQVFGPQERKVGIVTFNLDDVHPHDVATVLDSYGVAIRAGHHCCQPLMRWLNVSSTARASFYLYNNEQDIDRLIDALIRTKEYFGDAT; from the coding sequence ATGAACGCCTCGGTTCGGGAGCAATTCCCGATTCTCAGCCAGGAAGTGAACGGCCACCCGCTGGTCTATCTCGACAGCGCGGCGACTTCGCAGAAGCCGCGCGTCGTGCTTGACGCGCTGCGCCGTTATTACGAATTCGACAACTCGAACGTGCACCGCGGCGTGCATACGCTGGGCAGCCGGGCGACCGACGCCTACGAAGGCGCACGGGAGAAAGTCGCGAAGTTTATCGGCGCGGCCCATGCCGAAGAAATCATCTTCAACCGCGGCGCGACGGTGGGACTCAATCTGGTGGCTTCCTCTTACGGGGACGCCAACGTGCAGGAAGGCGACGAGATCGTCATCACGCCGATCGAGCACCACAGCAACCTGATCCCCTGGCAGCAGTTGGCCAAGCGGAAAGGCGCGACGCTCAAATATATCGAACCGAATCCCGACGGCACGATCACCGTGGAAGCCGCGGCCAAGGCCATTACGGACAAGACCAAAATCGTGGCGATCGCGTACGTATCGAACGTCATGGGCGTCGTCCACCCGGTCAAGGAAATCGCGGCGCTTGCCCACAAGCACGGCGCGATCCTCGTGGTCGACGGCGCGCAGAGCACGCCGCATATGCAGGTCGACGTGCAGGATCTGGACTGCGACTTTTATGCCCTTTCCGGGCATAAAATGTGCGGACCTACCGGCATCGGCGCCCTGTACGGCAAAAAGGCGCTGCTTGAACGGATGGAGCCGGTCGAATTCGGCGGCGAGATGATCGACGAAGTCGGCCTCTACGAATCGACCTGGAAAGACCTGCCGTACCGCTTCGAAGGCGGCACGCCGATTATCGCCGGCGCCGTCGGACTCGGCGCAGCGGTCGATTTCCTGACCGAGCTCGGCATGGATAACGTCGCCGAGCACGAGCATCGGCTCGCGATGTACGCCATGCGCCGCATCAACGAGATCGAAGGCCTGCAGGTGTTCGGCCCGCAGGAGCGAAAAGTCGGCATCGTGACGTTCAACCTGGACGATGTGCATCCGCACGACGTGGCGACCGTGCTCGATTCGTACGGCGTCGCGATCCGCGCCGGCCACCACTGCTGCCAGCCGCTTATGCGCTGGCTGAACGTAAGCTCGACGGCGCGCGCCAGCTTTTACCTGTATAATAACGAACAAGACATCGACCGACTGATCGACGCCTTGATCCGGACAAAGGAGTACTTTGGAGATGCAACTTGA
- a CDS encoding YlbF family regulator: MTLIYDKANDLATSLQESAEVQDITAALKLIEADPESKRMLDDFRTRQMTIQQRIMSGDMPPQEEMEQMEKLFEVLSLNLNIRRLFDAEQRLSVIIQDVNKIISDSLANMYDSN; this comes from the coding sequence ATGACTCTTATCTACGATAAAGCCAACGACCTTGCCACATCGCTTCAGGAAAGCGCGGAAGTTCAGGACATTACGGCAGCCTTGAAACTGATCGAAGCCGATCCCGAAAGCAAGCGCATGCTCGATGATTTCCGTACCCGCCAGATGACGATCCAGCAGCGGATCATGAGCGGCGACATGCCGCCGCAGGAAGAAATGGAACAAATGGAGAAGCTGTTCGAAGTGCTGAGCCTGAACTTGAACATTCGCCGTCTGTTCGATGCCGAGCAGCGTCTGAGCGTCATTATCCAGGACGTGAACAAGATTATCTCCGACAGCCTGGCCAACATGTACGACTCGAACTAA
- a CDS encoding HAD family hydrolase has product MQNENRLRKPEAMIFDMDGTLFQTETALLPAYHRMFDVLRAEGLYTGETPPERLILGSLGMLLEEIWQIVIPDADENVRSRANDLLLELQLEVLKGGEALLYPDVKETLEVLQQRGVRLFVASNGLEGYVKGVSDALGIAPLFEAQYSAGEYQTATKVLLVEMLLKNHGVNSAWMVGDRSSDVQAGLGNGLGVIGCAYADFGANHELENADVLITKFGQLIELYEQAGE; this is encoded by the coding sequence ATGCAAAACGAAAACCGTTTACGCAAGCCCGAAGCGATGATCTTCGATATGGACGGCACGCTGTTCCAGACGGAAACGGCGCTGCTGCCGGCTTATCACCGGATGTTCGACGTCCTGCGGGCCGAAGGGCTCTATACGGGCGAGACGCCGCCGGAGCGGCTCATTCTCGGCAGCCTCGGCATGCTGCTCGAAGAAATCTGGCAGATCGTTATTCCGGACGCCGACGAGAACGTGCGCAGCCGGGCCAACGACCTGCTGCTGGAACTGCAGCTGGAAGTGCTCAAAGGCGGCGAAGCGCTGCTCTACCCGGACGTCAAAGAAACGCTGGAAGTGCTGCAGCAGCGCGGCGTGCGCCTGTTCGTCGCGAGCAACGGCCTCGAAGGCTACGTCAAAGGCGTATCCGATGCGCTCGGCATCGCGCCGCTGTTCGAAGCACAGTACAGCGCGGGCGAATATCAGACCGCGACCAAAGTGCTGCTGGTCGAAATGCTGCTCAAAAACCACGGCGTGAACAGCGCCTGGATGGTCGGCGACCGTTCGTCGGACGTGCAGGCGGGACTCGGGAACGGTCTCGGCGTGATCGGCTGCGCCTACGCCGATTTCGGGGCCAACCACGAGCTGGAAAACGCCGACGTGCTGATCACGAAGTTCGGCCAGTTGATCGAACTGTACGAACAAGCCGGCGAATAA
- the sufB gene encoding Fe-S cluster assembly protein SufB, protein MAKQAPISDDYQYGFRDEHVSIYKSGKGLTKEIVISISKMKNEPEWMLDFRLKAFEQFQKMPMPTWGGDLSELNFDEIQYYVKASEGQSKTWEEVPSEIKETFDKLGIPEAEQKFLAGVSAQYESEVVYHNIQKELEDQGVIFMDTDTALREHPEILREHFAKVIPPTDNKFAALNSAVWSGGSFIYVPKGVKCEVPLQAYFRINSENMGQFERTLIIADEGSFVHYVEGCTAPVYGTNSLHSAVVEIIVKKDARVRYTTIQNWSSNIYNLVTKRAVAEENANMEWVDGNIGSKLTMKYPAVVLKGRGAKGSVLSIAVAGKNQHQHAGAKMIHLAPDTTSTIISKSISKHGGKVTYQGLASFGRKAQGAKSNIKCDTLILDNESTSDTIPYNEILTDDVMLEHEATVSKVSEDQLFYLMSRGLSENEATQMIVMGFIEPFTKELPMEYAVEMNRLIKFEMEGSIG, encoded by the coding sequence ATGGCTAAACAAGCACCGATTAGCGACGATTACCAATATGGTTTTCGCGACGAACACGTGTCTATCTACAAGAGCGGTAAAGGCCTGACCAAGGAGATCGTAATTTCCATTTCCAAAATGAAAAACGAGCCCGAATGGATGCTGGACTTCCGCCTCAAAGCGTTCGAACAGTTCCAGAAAATGCCGATGCCTACATGGGGCGGCGATCTGAGCGAACTGAACTTCGACGAGATTCAATACTACGTCAAAGCTTCCGAAGGCCAGAGCAAGACGTGGGAAGAAGTGCCAAGCGAAATCAAGGAAACGTTCGACAAGCTGGGTATTCCGGAAGCGGAGCAGAAGTTCCTCGCCGGCGTCTCGGCGCAGTACGAATCCGAAGTCGTCTACCACAACATCCAGAAAGAGCTCGAAGACCAGGGCGTTATTTTCATGGATACCGATACGGCGCTCAGAGAGCATCCGGAAATTCTGAGAGAACATTTCGCCAAAGTCATTCCGCCGACCGACAACAAGTTCGCGGCGCTGAACAGCGCGGTATGGTCCGGAGGCAGCTTCATCTACGTGCCGAAGGGCGTCAAGTGCGAAGTTCCGCTGCAGGCTTACTTCCGGATCAACTCGGAAAACATGGGTCAATTCGAACGCACGCTGATCATCGCGGACGAAGGCAGCTTCGTGCATTACGTGGAAGGATGTACCGCTCCGGTCTACGGAACGAACTCCCTGCACAGCGCGGTCGTTGAGATCATCGTCAAAAAGGACGCTCGCGTTCGTTATACGACGATCCAGAACTGGTCTTCCAACATCTACAACCTCGTGACCAAACGCGCGGTTGCGGAAGAGAATGCCAACATGGAATGGGTCGACGGCAACATCGGCTCCAAGCTGACGATGAAATATCCGGCCGTCGTCCTCAAAGGACGCGGTGCCAAAGGTTCCGTCCTGTCGATCGCGGTTGCCGGCAAAAACCAGCATCAGCACGCGGGCGCGAAAATGATCCACCTGGCTCCGGATACGACTTCGACGATCATCTCCAAGTCGATCAGCAAGCACGGCGGCAAAGTGACGTATCAAGGTCTCGCTTCGTTCGGCCGCAAGGCGCAGGGCGCCAAGTCGAACATCAAGTGCGATACGCTCATTCTCGACAACGAGTCGACGTCGGATACGATTCCGTACAACGAGATTCTGACCGACGACGTAATGCTGGAGCATGAAGCGACAGTCTCGAAGGTATCCGAAGATCAACTCTTCTACCTGATGAGCCGCGGCCTCAGCGAGAACGAAGCGACGCAGATGATCGTTATGGGCTTCATCGAGCCGTTCACCAAAGAACTGCCGATGGAATACGCGGTCGAAATGAACCGTCTGATCAAGTTTGAGATGGAAGGTTCGATCGGCTAA